The genomic segment CGAGGCGTCTGCCTGTCTTATGCCCGCTCTGGCACCGGTGCCTGTGAAGAATGACGTCGCGAGGTGCTGGGCCTGCTCTCTCAAGGAAGAACTACAGGCTGAGCACTGAGCCGGAGAAGTCCAAGGTCGCAGGTACGGGCTGTACACGCCTCGCACAAGCAGGACCCCTGTGGAGCGGGGTGAGCGCCCCTCGCCTCGCTTGAGATCGACTGCCTCCAGTGGCAGTGGCCGTGCTGAGAGAGGCGTGGTGGGGCAGAAAGCGAGTGAATCCCTGAGCCGAGGCGAGATTTTGGGAGGGCCTTTCCTGCAGAACGAAGGACTCCGCCAGAAACTCATGTCGCGGTGCCCTTTCTCCAGCCGTGTGGTGCTGGAGGACGTGGTGTTGCCTGTCTTTGTCCCATCGGACTCTGGGAGTTCCTCTTCCAGGGCAGACGGCCTGTCGGGTTCTCGGATTAATGCTTTCCTCGGAAACGATGATACTGCTGGGCAGTCCGTTTGCTCTTGCACCGGCCAACCCGGCACAATCCTGCTTGTGAGACCGCAAGGCTGGTATTTGAGGgctccgtggcacccacaagTAAGGCAAGCTGCTTTGTGGGGCACCAGGGATTGTTTTGCACAAGGAAAGCTACTGCGAGGCATACAGCCTTAAGGAGGCTGTGAGTTAGCCTAGATGAGCTGTGTCTGCGAGCCTCTCTGTCCCCGCATCTTCTCCAGCACAGTGAAGAGATGTAGTAGCTACAGAGAACGTTCCAGGTACAAGCAGGACATCAGGAAGTGCAGTGgtggtattattatttttatttttatttcccttggaAATGAAATTGGGTCCTCACATCCAGCTTTTGAAGTAACTTTATCTGGAAGTAGCAGAGCAGCGTTCCTGAGTACGTAGTTTCACGCGAGGGGACGACTGTACAGCCTCCCACTTGCATTGGAGAGCAGCTCAAACTGGAAGGAGCCCCCTGTTGCGGAGATGCGCTCCATAATGCTGGTGTCTAGGGCCGTCAGTGAAGACAGTGAGAAGGTAAATGGCTTCCTGAAGCTGTCTTCCCCCGTGCTGATCTGCAACCTGGAAGGTTGTTTTCCTGTAGTTATCAATTTTTTGCTTGTACTTGAAATGAATGGTGTGAGTTTACCTCCTGACTCCTGAAGCttacttttctctcctttttcacaaGGGATAGTGAACAGCAGGCTGCTGAATGCACTCTGGACATGCTCCGTCCCAGTGGCACACGTGGGTGATCACAGCGCTGCAACGCTACTCTGTGTTGGTGCGGCCTCCCCTCGAGTACTGTGTAcggttctgggcaccacagtacaaaaaggatgtgaaactgttggagagtggccagagaaggacaacgaagatggtgaagggcctagaggggaagacgtacgaggagcggctgaggtcacttgacctgttcagcctggaaaagaaaaggctgaggggagacctcatcgcggcctacagcttcctcacgagggggagtggaggggcaggcgccgatctctTCCCTTTAGCGAccagcgacaggacctgagggagcggtgtcaagctgtggcaggggaggtttatgctggatatcaggaagaggttcttcaccgagagggttgtcgcgcactggaacaggctccccaaggacgTAGTCGTGACAcaaagcctgtcagagtttaagaagcgtttggactgtgctcttagtaaCAGTAACAGGTAGTAGTCAGAGTAGCTTGGGTGCAGGAGACGCAAAAGGGGCCTTTCCAAAAGgccaattatttttccaatttcttattaTCCTTCTGGAAGGAGTGTTGGTATGtactcccccagggatatctccctgtcccctggcactcatatttcccatttttcctagcccttgtcagtgtgcACAACCATCTGGAGCAGCCAATAGATCtaagtaatttctgtttttcacccaGGACAGCCAATAGACAATGATACTTTTTTCCGTTCTCTCAGAGCAACTTATAGTTTTCCCAGACTGTCTTTTCATTCAGATAGAACAGCCAACAACAGTTGACAATTCCATACTTTCTCAggactttttcccctttttccagactatttttcacttttctggaCTATACGTTGTCGGTACAGTTCCTTGGTTTTGAGCATACCAGTGGTATCTCAGGACACCTCTGTTTCTTAGGTACCCAACTGCACGTCAAAGATGCCAGATGTGCTTTTCAAGGACACTTTTCATTCACAGGCCTTGTCCCGGGCCAGATTCTCAGGCTAGCAGTTCTCAGACATCTTCTGCCAGTGTTTTAGCGGGCCATTTGTGTTAGTATTTTCCCCTTTATAACCAGACTGCCTTTATGGCTGCTCCCATCACTCCATCCCTTGGCCTGTGACCACTTGTGTATCACTATGAGACTACACCATATCTGGTGCATCTCTCTTGCCTCCTAATGTGCGAGGTGGAGGAGACGCATGTCCCCGTTAGGTCCAGTGGTGTCACTCCTGAGAGTGTTTGTTGGTTGAGACATGGGTATACAGTACCAGTTCAGATAAGAGTGATAACAAATAGCTATTTGATACAAAACAAAACGCAGAAAAGCACAAATCTGACAGTCAGAATGAGGACCAACATCATTTGGATATGTCGCACCTGTGTTTGGAGGCCTGGTAGCCAAAACCACAGCCATGTCAGCTGACAGGCCTTCGAGAACACATTGTTCTTGGGCTATTTGGTGGGAGGTACAGATctgtcactgaaaaatattcacatcTTGTTTGATCTGTTTGGATTTGTTAGCAAAAAAGCAACAGGTAATATTCATTGATGCGCAAACACCTCCTTGTGAGGCTAAAATGTAGTCCAAGGACAGACAATATCGGATAGCCAATTGTGAGACCAAATTAATCAGTCTACTGTATACTCTTTAAAGCACCCACAGTAGCATTCTGGGTAATTtcaagcacagcagaaatgccAGCAATAGCTCTGTATAGTTCAGCAACACCTGAGTTTAGGTATAGCACATGTACCGACTTAGGAAATTTCGCTGGTTTTGCGATGAACAGGTTAGACATTCTGCACTTATTATGTACAGGAAAATGGTTGTGTTGGAAGTTCAATGCTAAATCTCTAGAtcaaaatgcacaggcagtgagACATGATATGGCACACGTACCTCCTAGCTGCAATGACAAGCTCCTGAAAACATTAGAGCTGCAAAGCCAGAACCTCCTCGGCGTTGAAATGGTAGGCCACAAGCCCTGCCCAGAATCTTTGCAATGTTTGTAGAATGAATACCATGGAACCAGGATCACAGGCCCTGGTTATTGTGGGGGATTTCAACTACCCTGACATTTGCTGGAAGGCCTACTCAGCCAGCCATccgcagtccaggaggttccttcattgtattgatgataacttcctgatGCAAATGGTGGACGTGCCAACTAGGAGAGGAGCGCTGCTGGATCTTGTCCTCGCTAACAAGGAGGGTCTGGTTGAAACGgtgaaggttgagggcagccTTGGTTGCAGCGACCATGAGACGGTGGAGTTTGGGATCTCATGTGGCAGGAACAGAGTACCGAGCAGAATcgcaaccctggacttcagtagggccgactttggccttttcaagcatttgctaGGGGAAATTCCATGGGACAAGgtacttgaaggaaaaggagccCAAGACAGCTGGTTAGCAttcaaggactgcttcttcCGAGCTCAAGAACAGAGCAACCCAACAGGTAAGAAGTCAGGAAAGAGAGCCAGGAGACCTTCATGGTTAAACAGGGAAGTGCTGGGCAAACTCAGGTGGAAGAGGACAGTCTACAGATCATGGAAGGAGGGGCTGGCCACTTACGAGGAATATAAGGCTGTTGTCAGAGGATTTAGGGAGGCAACTAGGAAAGCTAAGGCCTCCTTAGAATTAAACCTTGCGAGAAGGGTCAAGGACAACAGAAagagcttcttcaaatacattgcaGATAAAACTAACACTAGAGGCAAGGTAGGCCCACTAATGAATGAGGTGGGTGCTCTGGcaacagaagataaagagaaggcagagttactgaatgccttcgTCTCTGTCTATAATGCCAGTGACTCTCCTGAGGAGCTCTGTACCCCTGAGGCCCCAGATGAAGTCAGAATAAAGGAGGAGTTTGCCTTGGTTGATGAGGGCTGGGTTAAGGACCAATTAAGCAAGATGGACAtccacaagtccatgggtcctgaggggatgcacctgcaggtgctgagggagctggcagaagtcatTGCTAgcccactctccatcatctttggtaaGTCGTGGGCATCGGGAGAGGTGCTTGAgcactgaaggaaagcaaatgtcactctggtcttcaaaaagagcaagaaggaggacctaGATAACTATAGActagtcagcctcacctccatccttggtaaggtgatggaacaacttatTTTTGGCGTTGTCTCTAGTCATATCAAGGATAAAAGGGTCATTAGGGGCAGTAAATAcggcttcaccaaggggaagtcatgcttgaccagCCTGATAGCCTTTTATGAGGATAGAACCGAgtggatagatgatggaaaggcaGTGGACGTGGtttatcttgatttcagtaaagcctttgacactgtcttccacagcatcctcacagctACACAAGGAAGTGTGGTCTGGACAATCGGGTAGTGAGGTGGACAGTaaactggctgaagggaagaagccagagggttgtggttaatgggaTGGAGTCGAGTTGGAGACCTGtatctagtggagtccctcaagggTCGGTGCTGGGATCAGTGttgttcaatatattcatcgatgacttggatgagggaatggagtgtgctgtcagcaagtttgccgatgacactaaactgggaggagtggctgacatgccagaaggccATGCTGCCATCCATCAGGACCTTGACAGTTGGAGAATTGGACagggagaaatttaatgaaatataacgagggcaagtgtagagtcctgcatctgggcaagaacaaccccagtcACCAGTATAAGCTGGAGAGCAGTGAAagggagagggacctgggggtcctggtggacagccgGATGACCATGAGGCAGTACTGTGCCCtcatggccaagaaggccaatggtatcctggggaGTACTGGAAGAGATGTGCTTAGTAGGttgagagaggttctcctccccctctactctgcccaggtgagaccacatctagaatactgcatccagttctgggccccttggttcaagaaggacagggaactgcttgagagagtcccGTGCAGAGCCccaaggatgattaagggagtgggTCATCTCCCTTACAAgcaaaggctgagggagctgggtctctttagcttgcagaagaggaggccgaggggtgaccttattaatgtttataaatatgtaaagggggagtgtcaggaggatggagccaggctcttctctgtgacacccaatgataggacaaggggcaatgggtgcaagctgggacataggaggttccgcttaaatgagacaaaacttttttacagtgaggtgacagagcactggaacaggctgcccagggcgtcgtggagtctccttctctggagacattcaaaaccccccgggacgcgttcctgtgtgatgtgatttaggtgttcctgctccagcaggggaattggactagatgatcttccaaggtcccttccaatccatcacattctgtgattctgtgattagaaaaacaacaacattttagTAACCATGTTTGGCTTAATTGGCAAAAGGGGTTACGATCTACACAGCCAGACATGTCGTTTGGGCTGCACATGTCCCAGTTATTAGCCAACCGTCACCCTGTAGACTATGGCACGTAGAGTTAGGAGCCGCGAAATTAAAGTGTCTTTGACGAATTGTAGTATGAACATTCCCTGTGAGATTCCAAAGTTTCACTCCATTAAAACACCCCTCTGTTTCTAACTGCGCATTCATTAGCGCAGGCCCATGAGTTTTCAGGTCAGAATCAGTACGATACAAGCTTGCATCTCCCACATTCAACTCTGCTGTCGCTCGCGCTCCCCACGGGCcgcttttgaacggccggggaggcggcgctgctggctctgcctacacctcgtcagcctccctcgtgagggctgccgggtcctggcggctccctcggctgcttcgggtggcctcgatgccgaaaaaaaagccctgcctgtctcgaTCCCCCGatccgctgcagaacgcgtctgccccggagccgatcgcctcggatgctccagccagcaggggaTGGCCCAGAGAAGAAGCCGCTCCCCATTACAATGTTTGGCCCCAAATACCCAGAGGCAGACTAGAAGATGGTGTGGGAGCAGACGTGCTACAACCCCCcgtgctcagagcagcagcgaCAGCAGCGGCAGCTCTGACAGTGAAGCAGCACCAGGAACGTCCAGCGATTCCTGCATTACAGCGTCCAGTGCCAATCTGGGGCTCGCCAGCCCTGGCACCTCCAGTCCGGAGGTTCTGGGGCCCTCCTGTGGCTCCCCAGCACccgaaagcagcagctgcagcaccagcagccaggcagcaccggggccaCCCCACAGTTCCCAGGCGactgagagcagcagccccaccaggcagcaggggacagagcagaggacaATTCGCCCACGTTTACATCAGGCCCAAGACACCTGGCACAGTCCCAGAAGACGCCGCAGGAGCAGCCGTGCTGCAGAACCCagcgctgggagcagcacccccagcttgGCCAGTCGGAGGGCACCAGGAACCTCCAGTCACTCCTTGGTGCCCGAAGGCAGACTCCCCGCCAGCCAGCGGGGGCGACCCCGGGCAAGAAGCTGCTCACCGCTGGAACGTCCAGCCCCAGATGCCCAGAGCCAGCCCCGAAGACGCCGCAGGAGCAGCCACGCACCACAAaacggtgctgggagcagcagcagcaccagatctGCCAGGGGGGCGGCATCGGGGTCCCCCAGTGGATCCCCAGGGTCTAAACGGAGACGatgctccagccagcaggggaCAGCCCAGAGAAGAAGCTGCCCCCCATTACAACATCAGGCTCCAAATACCCAGAGGCAGACCCGAAGACGGCGTGGGAGCAGACACAACgctggagtgataccagtgctgttccagctacgaccgcagagcacagcactgtgtgggctgctgcagggaaaggtgactccGTCCTAGACAGACCCAACACAGTCACCGAAACCCGCAGTTTGCAGGCCCAGGGGCTCCTTTGTAGGGACCAAGCCCGTTTGTTCAGGGCCCTGAGACTGCTCTCTGGAGACAAAGCTGGCTTCTCATTACTTACACCCTCGCTTTTATGGCCCAGGCTGTCATTTTCAGGGCGCAATGCCTTATCTTTAGGGCCCCTTAGTAGCACTgtgaggtgcagagctgccttctAGGGTACAAAGCCTTATTTGTGAGGAAACACCCCGCTTCTTCGGGTCCCAAATCCTCACGCTAGGAGACAAGGCCTCAATTTGAGGGCCCAAAGCCTCCTTTAAGGGTCCAAACACCCATCTGGAGGGACCGAAGCATCACTGTAGGGTCCAGTCCGTGAGCCAGAGACTCCAAAGGCCCAGGGTCCAGGTCTAAAGCCTCACCTTGACGACCAGGCCTCCCCAcgctccccctccctccccattttaaGTCTTCAAAGCCGCATTAGTAAGCCCCCGTGTTTCCTCTCTaggctccaaagccttcttttcaGGCTCCAGAACATCCGCTTGGCATCCCAAGTCGTCTTCTGATCGCCTAAACCCTCAGTTTGCAGGCCCAGGGGCTCCTTTGTAGGGACCAAGCCCGTTTGTTCAGGGCCCTGAGACTGCTCTCTGGAGACAAAGCTGGCTTCTTATTGCTTACACCCTCACTTTTACGGCCCAGGCTGTCATTTTCAGGGCGCAATGCCTTATTTTTAGGGCCCCCAGGTGCACTGTaaggtgcagagctgcatttttaagGTGCAAAGCCTTATTTGTGAGGaaagccccctccctccccattttaaGTACTATAAATATGAGGGGTTAGAGAGGGGTTGGGTGACGGGAAGGGTTGTGTTGTCGTGGTGGCTTGGGGGCTTACTGTACCCACCCCCGCTAATGTTTGCTCTTTTGTCAGCTTTGGATCCGAAAGTGGGATCTTAACACGGAAAACACAGGGGAGACTTTACTGCTCTCCACATCTACCTTAAAGGAAGTCATGGGGAGCtaggggtcggcctcttctcacagacaactagtgataggactagaaagtatggcctcaagttgcgccagaggtttagtttggaaattagcGGTGGTTTtctcgggtgggcagccaagtTCCACCGcagcctctctctcactccccctcctgaataggaaagggggagaaaaaacgatacaaagggctcaagggttgagataagaatgGGGAcatcgctcaacaattattgtgacaggCTAAACAGACTCAGAGAAGGGAGACATTAAGaattattgcctattactaacaagctagagaagtgaggaacaaaagaaagaaacccaaaacaccttccccccatccaccctcctcTACCTCTTTAACCAAGCggagcaggggaatgggggaatggcggttgtggtcagtctgtaGCACTTTGTCCCTGCCgttccttctcggtcactctcttcccctgctccaacgtgggATGCAGTCGTTCCCAAagtgatcctgcgtgggcttcccacaggcagcagctcttcaagaactgctccagatacgggtccgtaccacggggtccatccatcaggagcacactgctccaacctgggccccccacgggcggcagctcctgccaggtcacctgctcctgcgtgggctcctctccacgggctgcggCTCCGGCCCGCAATCTGCTCTggcgggggtcctccacaggctgcagcctgcttcagtgcaggtccacctgctccaccgtggcctcttccacgggctgcagcgtggaaccctgctccaccgtggtactccgtgggctgcagggggacaacctgcttcaccatggtcctcaccacaggccgcaggggaacttctgctgtggtgcctggagcacctcctcccactccttcactgaccttggggtctgcaaggctgtttctcactcctctctctctcccagctgctgttccgcagcagttttttccctttcttaaatatgctctcacagagacacaaacaacgtcgcttattggcttggctctggacagcagcagggcccttatctaaaatggggcagcttctggattcttctcacagaggccacccctatGGGCCCCTGCTACCAGAACTTGCCAAGTAAGCCCACtacaatttcttctcagaaagaatagtcaggaattggaacgggttgcccagggaagtagtggagtcacctgggggtgttcaaggaaaggttgcacatggtgcttagggacatggcttagtgggtgacattggtagtaggggtagttggaccagatgatcttgaaggacGTTTCCAcccttaatgattctacgattctgtgattctaattaGGAGGCTTTGAACCCTGATGGTGAGAGCTGGCGAAAGGAGTCAGGGCTCAGACTGGACTGTCAACTGCAGTAAAGACGATTAAGACCGCTGGCTTTGTAACGTCTCTTGCTGATGTCTGGGGGAGACAACGAGCTCTGGTCTCACCCTGCTCTCGAGAAACTCTGTAGGAGAAGGACGTGAGGAGGGAGCAAGCTGTGACCCAAACGCCAGGTGTCCTGCGGCTCTCCCGGAGGGCGGCAATGCTGGCCCAAAGGTGCGGTGCAGGCGCCGCcactccagggctgcagccctgtccgAGGGACATCTCCGCTCCTGCCTGTGGCACGGGGAGCGTtgccagcaggccgagggaAGCAATCCTTCCTCTCCGCCGCGTGTCGCGGGACCCGGCATTTGAGCCTGTGCCGGCTGCAAGAGCGGCCACCCTCTTGCTTGGGTGCCGAGGGCCCAGGCCCCAGCGTGGCACCTCCAGCCACCCCTGTGAGGCGGGGGCTCTGTCACAGCGGGTGCCAGGTAGCTTTGGGCGTCCCTGCCCAAACGGGGGGCGTGCGGTGGTGATGTCACAATGGCTGGCCATGGCGACCCGCGGGGGCGAGGAGCATATAAAAGGCTGCTGGGCTCGGGCCGTGCCTCAGTGCGATTTGGTGAgttggggagagggcagggaggagggggctgccgggggctgccgaGGGAGGAGGGGTTGCACACCTCGGGCCCGTGCTGCAGACTCACCCTCGtcctgcttctccctcaggGTCGGCAGAGGAGCGTGTGGAGGAGAAACCCCGGCACCGCTGGGGCAGTGACTCTCCAAGTGCTCGCTGTCCAAGTGCACCATGTCTGAAATGAAGCGGAAGGCTCCCGACTCGAGGGAGCAAGGTGAGAGAAAAGTATCCCGTCCCACaggagggcggggaggggctgggagggctgccTGTGGCcgagaggggaggcaggggcaggcaggggctccccaaccaccccggggcagggcccctCTGCTCCTTGGCAGGGGGGGCCCAGGTCGGGCTGTGGGTGCCTGCTGGGACCCTTGTGCCTGCtgtgcctccttcccctccacagcctctggccctgcccatcagccagcATGGCAGGGACAGAACAGGCCCTTGGGGACAGTCCCTCAGGGACACCTGGCCCCGCAAAGGTGCTCAATGGCTGTGCCATTTGCTCTCTCCCCTCCAGCATGCATGCTGTGTGGCCGGGCAGATGCTGACCCGAACATCTGCGGCCCCATACACAAAAGGAATGGACTCTGTGCCCACACGTTTTGCCTGGTGAGTTCCCCCAGGGTTCCCGTCAGCATCCCACCAGGGACGGTCCCTTCAACTATGACCCCTAACGAGatcctgcttttttccattctatAGTCTCTTGCGAATGGCCTTTATCGGCTTGGATCACTACACGACGGAATTTTGGGATTTTTACTGGAGGATATACAGCACACAATCAAGCGGGCATCCCAGAAGGTGAGGACCTGATGGGAACAGGGAGGTTTGGGCCAGGAGATGCTCCCGCGAGCTTAGCCTGGACCCCAAGGCAGCAATGCCAGCCTTTCCAACCTGCTCCGGGAcaaactgctgctctggcagacgAGCCTTGTCCGCCAGGGGGGTCTGCAGAGCGTGACCCAGCAGCGCCCGCAccctgtgccctgccctgcccaggggtGTGGGGCCAGCGGTGGCGGCATCGAGCCTGGTGCTAATGGGGCTGCTGTGTTCTTTTCAGCAATGCTTCGTTTGTGGCGAGCGAGGGGCCACCATCACCTGCACGGAGACAGGCTGTGAACGCAGCTTCCATCTCCCCTGCGCCTCGGAGGGAGAATGCGTCACCCAGTTCTTTGGGCAGTACAGGtaagggctgccagcagcagccaagcaagaGAGGACCCCACGCTggtgcttcccagcagcctggcagagccgGAGGCAGCGCCAGAGCCTGGATGGGCCTGGGGCTCCTTCACgttcctctgccctcctcgCCACAACCGCGGCAGGCCCAGCACTTCTCAccttgcccttcccttccctctccccgccaggtccttctgctgggagcaccgccctcagcaggcagtgcaggcagcTCCGGAGCAGGACACCATCTGCATCATCTGCATGGACCCTGTGGGGGACAGCAAGTCCTACCACACCATGGTGTGCCCAGCCTGCAGTCACGCCTGGTTCCACCGGGGCTGCATCCAGGTAGGAGCCCTCCCCTCACCCTGCGCGCACggcaggtgctcagcagcaccagggcccgCTCACCTCTCACCGCATGTGTTTCTTCTGCAGGGACAAGCTGTGAGTGCAGGCATTCTCTACTTCCAGTGCCCCATCTGCAGAAACCAGGTGGAGTTCCGTTCCGAAATGTCCATCATGGGGATCCAAGTCCCAGTCAGGTTGgtgtccctctgccctgctctctaGACACGAGGGCACAAGCGCTGCGCATGGCCAGGGACTGGAcaatttccctcccttctcttgcAGAGGACCAACCTGGGAGGACGGCAACGCCTTTGCATCGCTGCAAGAGAGGCACCAGCGCTGTGATGTCAGTGAATGCCTTTACCcacaaggcagggagcaggcggAGGGACAGGGGTGAGTTGCCTCAGCAGCCATCTGGGGCTCTGCCCACGTCCTCAGCCTCAGCACATGCTGGGGGAGCCAGGACAGAGCACAAGGGATGTGCCAGCCACTCCCTGGCTCAGACACTTTGTCCTCACACCCACAACTCTTTGCTTCCCCAGgccctggcagctgctcctgtgccGCTCCTGTGCTGCCGAAGGCACCCACCGGCGCTGCTCCAACTTGACCAACAGCACAGGCACCTGGGAGTGCGACAGCTGCGCTGGCGTGGGCACTGGTAAGTGGCAAAGGCCtcatgctgctgggctgtggccaggccaggcctggctgcaggagctcagggcAGCCTTGCCAGAGTCTCTCTGACCCTGGACGGGTCAGAGCCTCTACTGCCGTGGGTCTGGAAGTCCATCCCACTCACCTTCCTGTCTCCCCTTACAGCCTCCAGTAGCAATCTGGGGCTCGccggccccagcacctccagtccAGAGGTTCTGGGG from the Anser cygnoides isolate HZ-2024a breed goose chromosome 10, Taihu_goose_T2T_genome, whole genome shotgun sequence genome contains:
- the LOC136791645 gene encoding PHD finger protein 7-like gives rise to the protein MSEMKRKAPDSREQACMLCGRADADPNICGPIHKRNGLCAHTFCLSLANGLYRLGSLHDGILGFLLEDIQHTIKRASQKQCFVCGERGATITCTETGCERSFHLPCASEGECVTQFFGQYRSFCWEHRPQQAVQAAPEQDTICIICMDPVGDSKSYHTMVCPACSHAWFHRGCIQGQAVSAGILYFQCPICRNQVEFRSEMSIMGIQVPVRGPTWEDGNAFASLQERHQRCDVSECLYPQGREQAEGQGPWQLLLCRSCAAEGTHRRCSNLTNSTGTWECDSCAGVGTAGATPDKKPLTAGTSSPRSPEPAPKTPQEQPRTRKRCWEQQQHQICQGGGIGVPQWIPRA